Proteins encoded in a region of the Quercus lobata isolate SW786 chromosome 8, ValleyOak3.0 Primary Assembly, whole genome shotgun sequence genome:
- the LOC115955356 gene encoding dirigent protein 23-like: MATSFVPKMLTNLFLVLVLATATFLAKASDLKETKLSMYLQDISDVGNPNVTVIPVAGIAGKAWTVTQFGTIFVTDDYITETADPKSPGVGRAQGMYVTAGLDGLNSHVMISIVFTNKEYNGSTIQIQGISQQFVPGTEVAVVAGTGKFRFARGYATFETYFLDIPTQYSVIRFNVTVQHH, from the coding sequence ATGGCAACAAGCTTTGTACCGAAAATGCTTACAAATTTATTCTTGGTGCTGGTCCTAGCCACAGCCACATTTTTAGCCAAAGCTTCTGACCTTAAAGAAACCAAGCTATCAATGTACTTGCAAGACATCTCAGATGTAGGCAACCCCAATGTCACAGTGATCCCAGTTGCAGGAATTGCTGGCAAGGCTTGGACAGTCACCCAATTCGGCACCATATTTGTCACTGATGACTATATCACTGAAACCGCAGATCCAAAGTCGCCCGGAGTTGGCCGTGCCCAAGGCATGTACGTGACAGCTGGGTTGGATGGGTTGAATTCACATGTTATGATATCAATTGTGTTCACAAATAAAGAGTACAACGGAAGCACCATACAAATTCAAGGTATTAGCCAGCAATTTGTGCCTGGTACGGAGGTTGCAGTGGTGGCTGGGACTGGGAAATTCCGGTTTGCTAGGGGGTATGCTACTTTTGAGACATATTTCTTAGACATTCCTACCCAATACTCGGTTATCCGGTTCAATGTCACTGTGCAGCATCACTAG